A genomic stretch from Arachis stenosperma cultivar V10309 chromosome 3, arast.V10309.gnm1.PFL2, whole genome shotgun sequence includes:
- the LOC130967661 gene encoding uncharacterized protein LOC130967661, producing MQSMLNLHAINGVPLCLCGITNPLSLSKEMADHERRRKAMKKQRSSSSMARESVVVHANQEQMVGTLWNFETDSSSSSCIIMMTMMIFHIVLVVVTLVQQEKLHSLN from the exons atgcagtcAATGTTGAACCTGCATGCTATTAATGGTGTTCCTCTATGCCTTTGTGGGATCACAAACCCTCTTTCCCTCTCTAAAGA GATGGCAGATCATGAACGGAGAAGGAAGGCCATGAAGAAGCAaagatcatcatcatcaatggcCAGAGAAAGTGTTGTTGTGCATGCAAATCAAGAACAAATGGTGGGTACTCTTTGGAATTTTGAGAcggattcttcttcttcatcatgcATAATCATGATGACGATGATGATCTTTCACATAGTACTAGTTGTTGTTACCTTGGTTCAACAGGAAAAGCTGCATAGCCTTAATTAG
- the LOC130970537 gene encoding uncharacterized protein LOC130970537 produces the protein MQSMLNLRAIHGVPLCLSGITNPLSLSKEMADHERRRKAMKKQRSSSSMARESVVVHANQEQMVGTLWNFERNSSSSSSIKGEGDNHKNNNRDLDDDVMHDHDDDDDLSHNTSCCCYLGSTAKAA, from the exons atgcagtcAATGTTGAACCTGCGTGCTATTCATGGTGTTCCTCTATGCCTTTCAGGGATCACAAACCCTCTTTCCCTTTCCAAAGA GATGGCAGATCATGAACGGAGAAGGAAGGCCATGAAGAAGCAaagatcatcatcatcaatggcCAGAGAAAGTGTTGTTGTGCATGCAAATCAAGAACAAATGGTGGGTACCCTTTGGAATTTTGAGaggaattcttcttcttcttcatcaatcaaaGGTGAGGGTGATAATCATAAGAACAATAATAGAGATCTGGATGATGACGTCATGCATGATCATGATGACGATGATGATCTTTCACATAATACTAGCTGTTGTTGCTACCTTGGTTCAACAGCAAAAGCTGCATAG
- the LOC130969453 gene encoding protein disulfide isomerase-like 5-1 has product MRNGIHLFLFVLLTFPLFSHSEVITLASDTFSDKIKEKDTAWFVKFCVPWCKHCKNLGTLWDDLGKAIEGTDEIEIGEVDCGTDKPVCSKADIHSYPTFKLFYDGEEVARYRGSRDVDSLKNFVLEEADKAATNAQAQQLDSDREL; this is encoded by the exons ATGAGAAATGGAATCCACCTCTTTCTCTTCGTTCTTCTCACTTTCCCTCTCTTCTCCCATTCCGAAGTTATAACCCTAGCTTCCGACACTTTCTCTGACAAG ATCAAGGAGAAGGACACTGCGTGGTTTGTCAAGTTCTGCGTTCCCTGGTGCAAGCATTG TAAGAACTTGGGGACGTTGTGGGATGATTTGGGAAAAGCAATTGAAGGAACTGATGAAATAGAGATTGGGGAAGTGGATTGTGGCACTGACAAACCAGTTTGTAGCAAAGCTGATATTCATTCATATCCCACCTTTAAGCTCTTCTATGATGGTGAAGAAGTTGCTAGATACCGAG GTTCAAGGGATGTTGATTCATTGAAGAACTTTGTTTTGGAAGAAGCTGATAAGGCAGCAACAAATGCACAAGCACAACAACTAGATAGTGATAGAGAACTATAA
- the LOC130969113 gene encoding vicilin-like seed storage protein At2g28490, producing MGRNIGSLLLLALVIVVHHGVVVATPKSMELYKDQDEEYWDERRPSSSSSDSGFLLQDAKSVVKTEAGEMRVMRSYDSGFGGGRRSFERLMHIAFITMEPRSLFIPQYLDSNLVIFIRRGEVKLGYMNGDELAERRLKSGDIYVIPAGSPFYLLNIGQGQRLHMVCSITPVEGTPTPTFHSFYIGGGANPESILFGFDPEILQTAFNATRRELDRVFSAELEGPIVFVGDIREPSLWTKFLEMKDQDKAQHLKKMVVQEHDDHDRDHYDEKEEDGRTSWSWRKLLNRILGNESKKKTDYKGSTGGSPDSYNLYDKKPDFRNSYGHSSAIDGDEYHPLRDVNIGVFHVNLTAGSMMAPHVNPRATEYGIILRGSGRIEVGFPNGTNAMNAEVRVGDVFFVPRFFPFCQISSRTGPLEFVGFADSAKKNYPQFLAGSVSLVRSMMGPELAAAFGVQEDTMRRLGDAQREAIILPSTWVPAGGDKEKGKEPRGGDGEEREKLVVTRKEAKSHVAEILRRGREKGSRVVVMQRRGRGCHVAEVVMPKRGRGKVCHVAGM from the exons ATGGGAAGAAACATAGGATCCTTGTTGCTGTTGGCTCTTGTTATTGTTGTTCATCATGGAGTTGTTGTGGCCACACCCAAATCAATGGAGCTCTACAAGGATCAGGATGAAGAATATTGGGATGAGAGAagaccttcttcttcttcttcagattCAGGTTTTTTGTTGCAAGATGCAAAGAGTGTGGTGAAGACTGAAGCTGGGGAGATGAGAGTGATGAGAAGCTATGATAGTGGTTTTGGTGGTGGCAGAAGGAGTTTCGAGAGGCTCATGCACATTGCATTCATCACCATGGAACCAAGGTCCTTGTTCATTCCTCAGTACCTTGACTCCAATTTGGTCATCTTCATCCGAAGAG gGGAAGTAAAATTGGGATACATGAATGGAGATGAACTAGCAGAGAGAAGATTAAAGAGTGGGGATATATATGTAATTCCAGCAGGATCCCCATTCTATTTGCTCAACATTGGTCAAGGTCAGAGACTTCACATGGTTTGCAGTATTACCCCAGTTGAAGGAACACCCACACCCACCTTCCAT TCCTTCTATATTGGTGGTGGTGCCAATCCAGAGTCTATTCTTTTTGGATTTGACCCTGAGATCCTTCAAACTGCATTCAAT GCAACAAGAAGGGAACTAGATAGAGTTTTCAGTGCAGAATTAGAAGGACCAATAGTGTTTGTTGGCGATATTCGTGAGCCTAGTTTGTGGACCAAGTTTCTTGAAATGAAGGACCAAGACAAAGCCCAACACTTGAAGAAAATGGTGGTACAAGAACATGATGATCATGATCGTGATCATTATgatgagaaagaagaagatggaaggACAAGTTGGTCGTGGAGAAAGCTATTGAACAGGATCTTGGGAAATGAGAGCAAGAAGAAAACAGATTACAAGGGCAGCACTGGTGGTTCTCCTGATTCATACAACCTCTATGACAAGAAACCAGATTTCAGAAACAGTTATGGTCATAGCAGTGCTATTGATGGTGACGAATATCATCCACTCCGAGATGTTAACATCGGCGTTTTCCATGTTAATCTCACTGCG GGATCGATGATGGCTCCTCACGTGAATCCAAGAGCAACAGAATATGGAATCATACTTCGAGGTTCCGGCAGAATCGAAGTGGGTTTTCCAAATGGCACCAATGCGATGAACGCTGAGGTTCGAGTAGGTGACGTGTTCTTTGTCCCTAGATTCTTCCCCTTCTGCCAAATATCGTCAAGGACGGGTCCTTTGGAATTCGTGGGGTTTGCCGATTCTGCCAAAAAGAACTATCCGCAATTTCTGGCAGGATCGGTGTCCCTCGTGAGATCTATGATGGGTCCTGAGCTCGCCGCGGCTTTTGGTGTCCAGGAGGACACCATGCGCCGTCTCGGCGATGCTCAGCGCGAGGCCATCATATTGCCTTCCACGTGGGTTCCCGCTGGTGGTGACAAGGAGAAAGGTAAAGAGCCACGTGGTGGAGACGGTGAGGAAAGGGAGAAGCTGGTGGTGACGAGGAAAGAGGCAAAGAGCCACGTGGCAGAGATCctgaggagagggagagagaaaggAAGCCGCGTGGTGGTGATGCAGAGAAGAGGGAGAGGGTGCCACGTGGCCGAGGTGGTGATGCcgaagagagggagagggaaaGTGTGCCACGTGGCAGGGATGTGA
- the LOC130967718 gene encoding exonuclease V, chloroplastic-like — MAETSSEEKLSVVNDNNHKSTNNIPIEIVSDEEMALIEAAFALASSSSARSLSLSASIRSSSSPSPPSPLLHTNALSIKSITLLAKRRLSTETSNGNGNGNVNHPDIEDLLPKKTRLHDSFLHRYRRSRGLSVTDLTAAEWCEKQKEFSLTRGGRRTTKAMRAGIARHVELEEEVMKRVAVKIATKEDGWALKFLNFIHGVNQLLFTGLTRELPIIAYIGNVWMVGVIDEIQMPLTKEHHNPILIDTKTRVRDTLPSEAQRRNGRFQLMCYKYLWDNTIANDFPSGKFFTYFSLNPHHILAEDLQVTIAGSDFCVSASDKNLTLDDMVRYYTNTLKMLAPAHDQLLLRYEYQEDKSLLAEDKFEYDSEWLKNQIQSCLEFWHGQREASYAPEDERWKCRYCQFARDCEGYAESMTPKEDSNDDTCVTHREDISSQISS; from the exons ATGGCCGAGACATCCTCGGAGGAGAAGTTGAGTGTCGTGAACGACAACAACCATAAAAGTACAAATAATATCCCAATTGAGATCGTGAGTGATGAAGAAATGGCTCTCATTGAAGCTGCTTTTGCTTTAGCTTCTTCCTCTTCTGCTcgctctctttctctttctgcTTCCATTCgatcttcttcttcaccttctCCTCCTTCTCCCCTTCTTCACACCAACGCTCTTTCCATCAAATCAATCACTCTTCTCGCCAAGCGAAGGTTATCAACTGAAACTAGCAATGGCAATGGCAATGGCAATGTTAACCACCCTGATATTGAAGACCTCTTGCCCAAGAAAACAAGGCTCCATGATTCATTTCTCCACCGATATAGAAGGAGCCGAGGCTTGTCCGTCACTGATCTCACTGCCGCG GAATGGTGCGAGAAACAGAAGGAATTCTCTCTTACCCGCGGTGGCCGGAGGACCACCAAGGCAATGAGAGCTGGTATTGCTAGACATGTGGAGCTTGAAGAAGAG GTTATGAAACGGGTGGCGGTGAAGATCGCCACGAAAGAAGATGGTTGGGCCCTGAAGtttcttaattttattcatGGTGTGAATCAATTATTGTTTACAGGGTTAACTCGCGAACTGCCAAT AATAGCATATATAGGCAATGTATGGATGGTGGGAGTGATTGATGAGATTCAGATGCCATTAACAAAAGAACATCATAATCCAATATTAATTGACACCAAAACTCGTGTTCGAGATACACTTCCTTCTGAAGCGCAACGAAGAAACGGAAG GTTTCAACTGATGTGTTACAAGTACTTGTGGGACAATACAATCGCCAATGATTTCCCTTCTGGAAAGTTTTTCACTTATTTTAGCTTAAACCCTCACCATATTCTTGCCGAAGATCTGCAAGTGACAATTGCTGGCTCCGATTTCTGTGTATCTGCAAGTGACAAGAATCTG ACCCTTGATGATATGGTGAGATATTACACAAACACCTTGAAGATGCTAGCCCCTGCTCATGATCAGCTTCTGTTAAG ATATGAGTATCAAGAAGATAAGTCATTGCTGGCGGAAGATAAATTTGAGTATGATTCTGAATGGTTAAAGAATCAGATTCAAAGTTGTCTTGAGTTTTGGCATGGACAACGAGAGGCAAGCTATGCACCTGAAGATGAGCGCTGGAAATGTCGATACTGTCAATTTGCCAGAGACTGCGAAGGATATGCTGAGAGTATGACACCAAAGGAAGATTCAAATGATGATACCTGCGTCACTCACCGAGAAGACATTTCTTCTCAAATCAGCTCATAA
- the LOC130967717 gene encoding tRNA ligase 1, with product MSAPQRLLCTLSSRTFLLLPFSHPYRTLASPPSPFSLIPMPRNQRRGQQWKEKPKREGELSAAAGGGATTSGSAETVTNGLAGLRIAESRAAKTSVGAGGQDRKVIWKPKSYGTASGVATAEAEMAGKGAADAAAAAAAGAEAVVASPKTSGSPSLSKLFSGNLLEKFTVDNSTYSQAQIRATFYPKFENEKSDQEIRIRMIEMVSKGLATLEVSLKHSGSLFMYAGHEGGAYAKNSFGNIYTAVGVFVLGRMFREAWGAAASKKQAEFNDFLERNHMCISMELVTAVLGDHGQRPREDYAVVTAVTELGNGKPRFYSTPEIIAFCRKWRLPTNHVWLFSTRKSASSFFAAYDALCEEGTATPVCKALDEIADISVPGSKDHIKAQGEILEGLVARLVSHDSPNHMRKILKEYPFPPADGDALDLGPSLREICAANRSDEKQQIKALLEGVGSSFCPDYSDWFGIGATDSHSRNADRSVLSKFLQTNPADYSTKKLQEVVRLMREKRFPAAFKCYHNFHKVDDISSDNLFYKMVIHVHSDSAFRRYQKEMRHKPGLWPLYRGFFVDINLFKANKERTTEISKNNSTSESGSDSSEKEELADEDANLMVKLKFLTYKLRTFLIRNGLSILFKEGPGAYKAYYLRQMKIWGTSPGKQRELSKMLDEWAVFIRRKYGNKQLSSSTYLSEAEPFLEQFGRRSPLNQALIGSVGNLVRTEDFLAIVEEGQDEEGDLAAERESVSPGPSIPVQDTVPKADGLIVFFPGIPGCAKSALCKELLKAKEGLGDERPIHSLMGDMIKGKYWQKVAEERRRKPKSIMLADKNAPNEEVWRLIEDMCRRTRASAVPIVPDSEGTDTNPFSLDALAVFMFRVLQRVNHPGNLDKASPNAGYVLLMFYHLYEGKSRKEFESELIERFGSLVKMPLLKPDRTPLPEALHSVLEEGIDLYKLHTKRHGRLESTKGSYAQEWTKWEKQLRDILSGNADYLNSVQVPFEFAVQQVQEELQKVAKGDYIPPVTEERKLGTIVFAALSLPVTEIHAVLNNLAKKDPKIEAFLKDKKLENLNRAHLTLAHKRSHGIKAVADYGLFLHKKVPVELTALLYSDKMAAFEAFPGSVEGEKIDSKNEWPHVTLWTAEGVSAKEANMLPHLLADGKANRIVFNPPINISSTMEFF from the exons ATGTCGGCACCGCAGAGGCTTCTCTGCACTCTCTCTTCCAGAACCTTCCTCTTACTTCCATTTTCCCATCCCTACAGAACTCTCgcttctcctccttctcctttctCACTCATCCCAATGCCTCGCAATCAG CGGAGGGGACAACAATGGAAGGAGAAACCGAAACGCGAAGGGGAATTATCGGCTGCGGCTGGGGGAGGCGCAACTACTTCTGGTTCAGCTGAAACAGTTACTAACGGCCTTGCCGGATTGCGTATTGCTGAAAGCAGGGCGGCGAAAACCAGTGTTGGAGCTGGTGGCCAAGATAGGAAGGTGATTTGGAAACCGAAATCTTATGGAACTGCGAGCGGAGTCGCAACTGCCGAAGCTGAAATGGCCGGTAAAGGTGCAGCtgatgctgctgctgctgctgctgcagGGGCTGAAGCTGTTGTGGCTTCGCCCAAAACGAGTGGTAGTCCCAGTTTGAGCAAGTTGTTTAGCGGTAATTTGTTGGAGAAATTTACTGTGGACAACTCCACATACTCGCAGGCGCAAATCAGAGCTACTTTCTACCCAAAATTCGAGAATGAGAAGTCAGATCAAGAG ATAAGGATAAGAATGATTGAGATGGTATCTAAAGGTTTGGCTACGTTAGAG GTTTCTCTCAAACACTCTGGTTCTCTTTTTATGTATGCGGGTCATGAAGGTGGAGCTTATGCGAAAAATAGTTTTGGAAATAT ATATACTGCTGTTGGTGTATTTGTACTTGGGCGGATGTTTCGCGAGGCTTGGGGAGCTGCGGCTTCTAAAAAACAAGCTGAATTTAATGATTTTCTTGAG AGAAACCACATGTGCATATCAATGGAACTTGTAACTGCTGTTCTTGGTGATCATGGACAGCGTCCCCGAGAAGATTATG CGGTAGTTACAGCAGTTACTGAATTGGGCAATGGAAAGCCAAGGTTCTATTCAACTCCTGAAATAATTGCTTTCTGCAGAAAATGGCGCCTACCTACAAATCATGTGTGGCTGTTTTCAACAAG GAAATCAGCATCATCCTTCTTTGCTGCCTATGATGCTTTATGTGAGGAGGGTACTGCAACACCGGTATGCAAGGCTCTTGATGAAATTGCAGATATATCTGTACCAG GTTCAAAAGACCATATAAAGGCCCAAGGTGAAATTCTGGAGGGTCTCGTAGCTCGTCTTGTGAGTCATGATAGTCCAAATCATATGAggaaaattttgaaagaatACCCTTTTCCACCTGCTGATGGAG ATGCCCTTGATTTGGGACCAAGTCTAAGGGAAATTTGTGCTGCAAATAGGTCTGATGAAAAACAG CAAATAAAAGCTCTTCTTGAGGGTGTTGGTAGTTCTTTTTGTCCCGACTACTCGGATTGGTTTGGGATCGGTGCTACTGATTCTCATTCAAGAAATGCAGACCGATCTGTTCTTTCAAAGTTTTTGCAAACCAATCCTGCAGACTATTCAACTAAAAAGTTGCAG GAAGTTGTCCGGTTGATGAGAGAAAAACGCTTCCCCGCTGCATTCAAATGTTATCATAACTTCCACAAAGTTGATGACATATCAAGTGACAATCTTTTCTACAAAATGGTCATTCATGTACACAGTGACTCAGCTTTCAGGAGATACCAGAAAGAAATGAG GCATAAACCTGGATTATGGCCACTATATCGAG GATTCTTTGTTGATATCAATTTATTCAAGGCAAACAAGGAGAGAACCACTGAAATTTCAAAGAATAATAGTACAAGTGAAAGTGGTAGTGATAGCTCTGAGAAAGAAGAATTAGCTGATGAAGATGCAAACTTAATGGTCAAATTGAAATTTCTTACGTATAAG TTGCGAACATTTCTCATTCGAAATGGCTTGTCAATTCTGTTTAAAGAAGGTCCAGGTGCTTACAAGGCTTATTACCTAAG ACAAATGAAAATATGGGGAACTTCcccaggaaagcagagagaacTTAGCAAGATGCTTGATGAATG GGCTGTCTTTATAAGAAGGAAGTATGGAAATAAGCAACTATCATCATCAACTTATCTTAGTGAAGCTGAACCTTTCCTTGAACAATTCGGAAGACGAAGTCCTCTGAACCAGGCTCTAATAGGCTCTGTGGGTAATTTAGTTAGGACTGAAGATTTCTTGGCCATTGTTGAGGAAGGCCAggatgaagaaggtgatcttgCAGCAGAGCGGGAGTCAGTTTCACCTGGACCTAGTATCCCAGTTCAAGACACAGTCCCAAAAGCTGATGGGCTGATTGTATTTTTTCCTG gaATACCTGGTTGTGCTAAGTCTGCCCTTTGCAAAGAATTGCTAAAGGCTAAAGAAGGATTAGGAGATGAGCGGCCAATTCATAGTCTCATGGGTGATATGATAAAAG GAAAATATTGGCAGAAAGTGGCTGAAGAACGCAGAAGGAAACCAAAGTCTATAATGCTTGCTGACAAGAATGCCCCAAATGAAGAAGTTTGGAGATTG ATAGAAGACATGTGTCGCAGAACCAGGGCATCTGCTGTTCCCATTGTGCCGGATTCCGAAG GAACTGATACAAATCCGTTTTCCCTTGATGCATTAGCTGTTTTCATGTTTCGTGTGCTTCAACGAGTCAATCATCCG gGAAATCTGGACAAGGCATCTCCAAATGCTGGCTATGTGCTTCTAATGTTTTATCACCTCTATGAGGGCAAG AGCCGTAAAGAGTTTGAGAGTGAATTAATTGAGCGTTTTGGGTCGCTTGTCAAGATGCCACTGTTGAAGCCGGATAG GACTCCCCTTCCTGAGGCTTTGCACTCTGTCCTGGAGGAAGGAATTGATCTATATAAGCTTCACACTAAAAGACATGGAAG ATTAGAATCTACCAAGGGGTCTTATGCACAGGAATGGACAAAATGGGAGAAACAACTACGAGACATCCTTTCTGGGAATGCTGACTATTTGAATTCAGTTCAG GTTCCGTTTGAGTTTGCTGTCCAGCAAGTTCAGGAAGAATTACAGAAGGTTGCCAAGGGTGATTACATACCGCCAGTTACCGAGGAGAGGAAACTTGGAACCATCGTTTTTGCTGCCCTCAGTCTACCAGTTACAGAAATTCATGCCGTTCTTAACAAT TTAGCCAAGAAGGATCCCAAGATTGAAGCTTTCCTTAAAGACAAGAAATTAGAGAATCTTAATCGTGCTCATTTGACTCTTGCCCACAAGAGAAGTCACGGCATCAAAGCTGTAGCTGACTATGGCCTTTTCCTGCATAAGAAGGTACCAGTGGAGCTTACAGCACTACTCTACTCTGATAAGATGGCTGCATTTGAAGCATTTCCGGGGTCAGTTGAAGGTGAGAAGATAGATTCCAAGAATGAGTGGCCTCATGTTACCCTATGGACTGCTGAAGGCGTTTCTGCCAAAGAGGCCAACATGTTGCCACATTTGCTTGCAGATGGGAAAGCAAATAGGATTGTCTTCAATCCTCCCATCAATATATCCAGCACAATGGAGTTCTTTTGA
- the LOC130968672 gene encoding uncharacterized protein LOC130968672: protein MNRNNNSSGFVVGGGGGGDGEWVRVKECVTEFMKGVAEMTVELGKGCRDIVKQSLVNEESYLVKNFGRDSYFGKRVGGTCSKVCGKLSFFNEYLPEDKDPLHAWSVIFFVSLLAFAAIYLNLEHDPSSPLTKEVKEVFLHPPSAARIVLPDGRYLAYKEQGIPANRARFSMIAPHTFLSSRLAGIPGVKGSLLEEFGICLLTYDLPGFGESDPHPNRNLETSAADMLFLADSLGLKKFWVVGYSSGSMHAWAALRYIPDRLAGAAMFAPMVNPYDRLMTREERRRAWDKWTRKRKFMYFLAWRCPRFLAFFYRRSFLSGKHGQIDKWLSLSLGKRDKALMEDPIYEEFWQRDVEESIRQGNAKPFLEEAALQVSNWGFSLLDLKLQKKKRSGSADLLIWLKSMFIEVQEEYTGFLGPIHIWQGMDDKVVPPSMTDFVHRILPGAAVHKLPYEGHFTYIYFCDECHRQIFTTLFGTPQGPLTISSEQDENETTTLDEKNVEQQPEEVVANHGEL, encoded by the exons atgaACAGAAACAACAACTCATCGGGATTTGTTGTTGGCGGTGGCGGTGGCGGTGATGGTGAATGGGTGAGAGTGAAGGAGTGTGTGACGGAGTTCATGAAAGGTGTGGCGGAAATGACGGTGGAGCTCGGCAAAGGTTGCAGGGACATTGTGAAACAAAGCCTCGTCAACGAAGAATCTTACCTGGTCAAGAATTTCGGTAGGGATTCATACTTTGGGAAAAGAGTGGGTGGAACTTGTTCCAAGGTGTGTGGAAaattgagcttcttcaatgAGTATTTACCTGAAGATAAGGATCCACTTCATGCTTGGTCCGttattttctttgtttcctTACTTGCCTTTGCAG ctatatatttaaatttagagCATGATCCATCATCCCCTTTGACAAAGGAAGTCAAGGAAGTATTTCTGCATCCTCCTAGTGCTGCTCGCATAGTGCTTCCAGATGGAAGATATTTGGCGTATAAGGAGCAAGGCATTCCTGCTAACAGAGCTCGATTTTCAATGATCGCTCCTCATACTTTTCTTTCCTCTCGGCTTGCAG gAATTCCCGGAGTTAAGGGTTCACTGCTTGAAGAGTTCGGCATTTGCTTGCTGACCTATGATCTCCCTGGGTTTGGGGAGAGTGATCCACATCCCAATCGAAATCTTGAAACTTCAGCGGCAGATATGTTATTTCTAGCAGACTCGCTCGGCCTTAAAAAGTTTTGGGTTGTTGGCTACTCAAGTGGAAGTATGCATGCTTGGGCTGCACTTAGATACATTCCTGATAGACTAGCAG GTGCGGCCATGTTTGCTCCCATGGTAAACCCATATGATCGTCTCATGACAAGGGAAGAGAGACGAAGAGCCTGGGACAAATggacaagaaaaagaaaattcatGTATTTTTTAGCTTGGAGGTGTCCTAGGTTTCTCGCTTTCTTCTATCGGCGAAGCTTCTTGTCAGGAAAGCATGGTCAGATTGATAAGTGGCTGTCATTGTCTCTGGGAAAGAGG GATAAAGCACTGATGGAAGATCCAATCTATGAGGAATTCTGGCAAAGGGATGTGGAAGAATCAATCAGGCAAGGAAATGCAAAACCCTTTTTGGAGGAAGCTGCTCTGCAGGTCTCAAACTGGGGTTTCAGCCTGTTGGACCTCAAGTTGCAGAAGAAAAAACGGAGCGGAAGTGCTGATTTGCTCATTTGGCTGAAGTCAATGTTCATTGAAGTTCAGGAGGAATACACGGGTTTTCTTGGCCCAATACATATATGGCAA GGAATGGATGATAAAGTGGTTCCTCCATCAATGACCGATTTCGTGCACCGAATACTACCTGGAGCTGCAGTGCATAAGCTACCATATGAAGGACATTTCACATATATCTACTTTTGTGATGAATGTCATAGACAGATATTTACAACACTTTTTGGAACCCCACAAGGTCCCCTCACTATTTCCTCAGAACAAGATGAAAATGAAACTACCACCCTAGATGAAAAAAATGTTGAACAACAGCCAGAAGAAGTAGTAGCAAACCATGGTGAACTTTGA